One genomic region from Pseudoduganella lutea encodes:
- a CDS encoding sensor histidine kinase — translation MPGPLRTALLKGAIVLLTTAIFALDAFTSMDSAIAVMYVVVVLATVHVSPRHVLAVTALCLVLTAAAHLITGWFGVLNSSLARCAVSLAAIGISGYLAHAGAQATARLLQREESLRLSRMQLAHVTRVTTLGELAASIAHEVNQPLAAISANGEAALRWLRRQQPDPQEVEHALQRMLDDTCRASEVIRRIRTLAQKTDAAFAPVDLARIVHDCAALLQRELASHGATLVVDIAEGLPPVAGDRVQLQQVLINLLMNGMQAMEPQGGTLRLVVAPRDNGVRIAVSDEGPGIPEDGAGRLFEPFYSTKRDGMGMGLPICRSIVEAHGGRIAAVPGGSGATLEILLPVAREAAA, via the coding sequence ATGCCAGGACCCCTGCGCACGGCCCTGCTGAAAGGGGCCATCGTGCTGCTGACCACGGCGATTTTCGCACTCGATGCCTTCACATCGATGGACAGCGCGATCGCCGTCATGTATGTCGTCGTCGTGCTGGCCACCGTGCACGTGTCGCCGCGCCACGTGCTGGCGGTGACGGCGCTGTGCCTCGTGCTGACGGCGGCCGCGCACCTGATCACCGGATGGTTCGGCGTGCTCAATTCCTCGCTGGCCCGCTGCGCCGTCAGCCTGGCCGCCATCGGCATCAGCGGCTACCTGGCCCATGCCGGCGCGCAGGCCACGGCGCGGCTGTTGCAGCGCGAGGAATCGCTGCGCCTGTCGCGCATGCAGCTGGCGCACGTGACGCGGGTCACGACGCTGGGCGAGCTGGCGGCCTCGATCGCCCACGAGGTCAACCAGCCGCTGGCCGCGATCTCGGCCAACGGCGAGGCCGCGCTGCGCTGGCTGCGCCGCCAGCAGCCGGACCCGCAGGAAGTGGAACACGCGCTGCAAAGGATGCTGGACGATACCTGCCGCGCCAGCGAAGTCATCCGGCGCATCCGCACGCTGGCGCAAAAAACGGACGCCGCCTTCGCGCCCGTCGACCTGGCGCGCATCGTGCATGACTGCGCGGCGCTGCTGCAGCGTGAGCTCGCCAGCCACGGCGCCACGCTCGTCGTCGACATCGCCGAAGGCCTGCCGCCCGTGGCCGGCGACCGCGTGCAGCTGCAGCAGGTGCTGATCAACCTGCTGATGAACGGCATGCAGGCGATGGAACCGCAAGGCGGCACGTTGCGGCTGGTGGTCGCGCCACGCGACAACGGCGTGCGCATCGCCGTGAGCGACGAAGGGCCGGGCATCCCGGAAGATGGCGCCGGACGGCTGTTCGAACCGTTCTACAGCACCAAGCGCGATGGCATGGGCATGGGCCTGCCGATCTGCCGTTCGAT
- a CDS encoding flavin reductase family protein, translated as MENPVPAQSAHRAHIAPVELTKAYRLLNHGPTVLVSARHGGVDNVMAAAWACALDFSPPKVTVVLDKAVATRALVEGSGLFVLQVPNAAQVDLVHAVGTLSRVDEPDKLARCGVELFGMDGIDAPLVAGCSAWLACRLVPEPHNQAAYDLFIGEVVAAWADTRVFRDGHWHFEDAEPRWRSLHYIAGGQFYAIGESLQATAASQS; from the coding sequence ATGGAAAATCCTGTCCCCGCCCAAAGTGCCCATCGAGCCCATATCGCTCCGGTCGAGCTGACGAAAGCGTACCGCCTGCTGAACCATGGCCCCACCGTGCTCGTGTCCGCGCGCCACGGTGGCGTCGACAATGTGATGGCCGCCGCCTGGGCCTGCGCGCTCGACTTCAGTCCGCCGAAAGTCACGGTGGTGCTGGACAAGGCCGTGGCTACCCGGGCTCTCGTGGAGGGCAGCGGCCTGTTCGTGCTGCAGGTGCCGAACGCGGCCCAGGTCGACCTGGTGCACGCCGTGGGCACCCTCAGCAGGGTGGACGAGCCGGACAAGCTGGCCCGCTGCGGCGTCGAACTGTTCGGCATGGATGGCATCGACGCGCCGCTGGTGGCCGGCTGCTCCGCATGGCTGGCGTGCCGGCTCGTGCCCGAACCGCACAACCAGGCGGCTTACGACCTGTTCATCGGCGAAGTCGTTGCCGCGTGGGCCGATACGCGCGTGTTCCGCGACGGCCACTGGCACTTCGAGGATGCCGAACCGCGCTGGCGCAGCCTGCACTACATTGCCGGCGGCCAGTTCTATGCGATCGGCGAGTCGCTGCAGGCCACCGCCGCGTCGCAGTCTTAA